TATGCGCTGATGATCTTGAAGCGCTGACTGGGTGTTGTCGGTTTATACTTTTTTAAAGCCATTTATCTAAATATTGCTGTAAAAATCAATTGTTTCACCTTGTGCTAAAGTAACGACGGCCTTTTTGTAGGCTCTCGTTTTCCCGGTTATAAAGCCTGCTTTTGTGTAGCGGCTCTTGATCTTCCCGGGATAATTCATGGTGTTCACATCCAGAACTTCTACGCCATAAAGCTTCTCAATCGCGAGCTTTATTTCAATTTTGTTGGCGCCTCTATGGACGATAAAGCCATAACGGTTGAGCTTATCGCCCAGGTCTGTCATTTTCTCCGTGATCACCGGCTTTATAATTATTTTATCCATTTCGTCGGGTTTTATGCTATTTATTGAGCCAGTATTTTTTCTATTTCCTTGATGCTGCTTTCTGAGATAAGAAGGTTGTTGGCATTCAGAATATCATAGGTATTCAGGGAATTGGCCTGTACAACCTTAGCTTTTTTCAGGTTTCTCGACGACAAGATCACGTTATTGTCAACCTCATGGAGAACCAGAAGAGTTTTCTTGTCGATGACATTAAACTTTGAAAGCATGGAGATATAATCCTTGGTTTTCGGGGCTTCAAAACTGAAGTCTTCCAATACCACGATGTTGTTGTCTTTGGCTTTATAACTCAGTGCGGAGCATCTTGCAAGCCTTTTCAGCTTTTTATTCAATTTGAAGCTGTAGTCTCTTGGTTGCGGGCCAAAGATTCGGGCACCACCGCGGAACAGCGGGCTTTTGATGCTTCCGAACCTTGCTGTACCAGTACCTTTTTGGCGTTTCAGCTTACGGGTACTACCAGACACAGTGGATTTTTCCTTGCTGCTGTGTGTTCCCTGGCGCTGATTGGCCATGTACTGTTTGGCATCAAGGTAAATCGCATGGTCGTTAGGGGTGATGCCAAAGATGCTGTCATTCAACTCGACTTTCCTGTCGGTCTTTTCCCCTGATATTTTATATACTTCTAACTCCATCTTTCAACAATTACATATGATCCTTTTGGTCCTGGAACGGCACCTTTAATTAATAAAAGATTCTTTTCGGGGATGATCTTCACGATCTGCAGATTGATCATTTTAACTCGGGTATTCCCCATTCTTCCTGCCATGCGCAGACCTTTAAAAGTTCTGGACGGGTAGGAGGATGCACCTACTGAACCCGGAGCTCTCAAACGATTGTGCTGGCCATGAGTTGCATCACCGACCCCGGCAAAATGATGCCGTCTTACGACACCCTGGAATCCTTTTCCTTTAGTGTAACCGACCACATCGATATACTCACCTTCCGTGAAAACATCCACAGTGATGATGTCACCAAATTTCTTCTGGTGCCCTGTTTCGAAACGGGTGAACTCGCGAACTATCCTTTTCGGGCCTACTTCGGCTTTCTTAAAATGTCCCATCAATGCTTTGGTCGTATGCTTTTCTTTCTTTTCGCCGAAAGCAAGCTGAATGGCATCGTAACCATCCTTATCTTTGGTCTTTACCTGTGTGACCACGCATGGTCCGGCTTCAATGACCGTTACGGGAATGTTCTTCCCTTCCTGGTCATAGACGCTGGTCATCCCTATTTTTTTTCCAATTATTCCTGACATTATTTCCTGGTTTTTGCCAATTATCAGACTTTTATCTCAACCTCAACGCCACTGGGTAATTCCAGCTTCATCAGTGCGTCGATGGTTTTGCTTGTCGTGCTGTAAATGTCGAGCAACCTCTTATAGGTTGACAGCTGGAATTGCTCTCTCGATTTTTTATTGACGAAGGTTGACCGGTTTACCGTAAAAATCTGTTTGTCGGTGGGCAACGGAATGGGGCCACTGACAACGGCACCTGTCGACTTTACCGTCTTTACGATTTTCTCTGCGGATTTATCCACGAGGTTGTAATCGTATGATTTTAATTTTATTCTAATCCTTTGACTCACGTTATATTTAAGTTTTAAGGTTGTGATCAGAAGTTAACAACGTATCCTTTAATTTTATACAAAACATCTTCTACAATATCTCTGGGTGTTTCGGCGTAATGGCTGAATTCCATATTGGAAACTGCTCTGCCGGAAGTTATGGTCCTCAATGTGGTTACATATCCGAACATTTCGGCCAGAGGTACTTTGGCATGAATTTCCTGCACTCCGTTTGGTCGAGCCACAACGTTTTCAACCTGTCCCCTGCGTTTGTTAAGGTCACTGCTGACGTCTCCGATATAGGGATCGGGAGTAGTAACCACAAGTTTCATGACCGGTTCGAGCAGGGTAGGTCTGGCATTTCTGCAAGCATTGCGGAAAGCAATGCCGGCGGCTGCTTCGAAGGAGAGTGCGTCGGAATCAACGGGGTGAGCCTGTCCATCGGTAAGTTTGACCTTAAGATTATATAAGGCGAAGCCGGCCAGGATTCCGTTTTGCATGGAATTCCTGAAACCTTTCTCTACGGCCTTGATATATTCTTTAGGAATAACTCCTCCCTTGGTTGCATCGGTAAAATCCAGACCGGGTTTGCCATATTCGCCGGGGCCGATTTCCACGGTAATGTTGGCATAACGGCCTTTGCCTCCGGTTTGTTTTTTGTATAGTTCGTGGTGTACAACAGGAATTGCGATGGCCTCTTTATAGGCTACCTGTGGTGTACCCTTGTTTACTTCCAGGTTATGTTCCCTCTTCAGACGGTCGAGGATAATCTCCAGGTGGAGTTCTCCCATACCGCTTACCACTGTTTGACCTGTCTCTTCATCAATCCTGACATCGAAGGTAGGATCCTCTTCGGTCATTCTCGACAAGGCAGTACTTAGTTTTTCGAGGTCGTCCTGCCATTTGGCTTCAACGGCTAACCGCAGAACCGGTTCCGGGAAATTAATGTTTTCCAGGAGTATTGGATTTTTAAGGTCGGTCAATGAGTCTCCTGTACGGATTTCTTTGAATCCGACGGCGGCGGCAATTTCTCCTGCTTCAATCCGTTCAAGCGGCTTGCGCTTGTTGGCGTGCATTTGCAGTATTCTGGCGATACGTTCTTTCTTTCCTGTATTAACATTCAGCACAACGTTTCCGGCATCCAGTGATCCTGAATAAACGCGGAAATAGGCAATACGGCCGACAAATGGGTCGGATGCGATTTTAAAAGCCAGTGCGCTGAAAGGTTGATCGGGGGATGATTCGCGTATTTCTTCTTTTTCGGTATAAGGGTTGATACCTTTGATGGGGGGCACATCGAGAGGAGAGGGGAGGTAACGGCAAATGGAATCGATGAGTTTTTGCACCCCTTTGTTTTTGAATGAAGCCCCGCAGATAACCGGTGTAATTCGCATTTCCAGGGTGGCTTTTCTCACTGCGGAGCGGATTTCTTCGGGTGTAATGAGGGCGGGGTTGTCGAGAAATTTCTCAAATAGAGTTTCATTTTCTTCGGCAGCGCCCTCTATGAGACGGATCCTGTATTCCTCGACCATATCTTTCATTGACTCGGGGATGTCCATCTCGTAGAATCTGGCACCAAGGGATTCACCGTCCCAGGCCCAGGCTTTGTTCTCTATCAGGTCAACAACACCTTCGAAATTATCTTCTTCGCCAATGGGGAGCTGTATGGGTACGGGATTGGCATGCAGTCTTTCCCTGATTTGGTTGACCACATTATAGAAGTCGGCCCCCGAACGGTCCATTTTATTCACGAAGCTGATGCGGGGGATATGGTAGCGGTCGGCCTGACGCCAGACCGTTTCCGATTGAGGTTCGACACCGCCCACAGCGCAGAAGAGCGCAACGGCACCGTCAAGTACCCTGAGGGAACGCTCTACTTCAACCGTGAAGTCAACATGACCGGGTGTATCGATGATATTGATACGGTATTTTTCAAGGTCTACATCCCAGTAAACCGTTGTGGCAGCCGATGTAATGGTGATACCCCTTTCCTGTTCCTGAACCATCCAGTCCATTGTGGCGGTACCATCATGCACTTCACCTATCTTGTAATTGATGCCGGTATAATACAAAATACGCTCCGTCGTCGTCGTCTTGCCGGCGTCGATGTGGGCCATGATCCCGATATTCCGCGTATGTTGTAATTTTTCCTGCATCCTGATGATGACGTTGGCTGATTGTTAGAACCTGAAATGGGAGAAAGCCTTATTGGCTTCTGCCATCCTGTGAGTATCTTCTTTTTTCTTGAAAGCTGAACCTTCTTCCTTGTATGCAGCAACGATCTCACCGGCAAGCTTCTGACCCATGGTTTTCTCGTGGCGTTTGCGTGAGAAATTGATCAGGTTTTTCATGCCGATCGACATTTTTCTGCCAGGTCTGATCTCAGAAGGGATCTGGAATGTTGCACCACCTATCCTGCGACTACGGACTTCAACGCTGGGTGTAACGTTCGACAGAGCCTTTTTCCAGACTTCGAGACCATCTTCTTTGGTCTTTTCGCTAACAATATCAATGGCCTCGTAAAAGATCTTATAAGCAATATTCTTTTTCCCTTCGATCATGATATTGTTTACGAACTTAGTGACAAGCACGTCGTTAAATCTGGGGTCGGGAAGAATAATCCGTTTCTTTGGTTTCGATTTCCTCATATTATCTGAAGAATTTTATATTAATCTCTTATTTCTTAGGCTTTTTGGTGCCGTATTTCGATCTTCTCTGGTTTCTGCCATCCACTCCGGAAGTATCGAGTGCTCCGCGGATGATGTGATAACGTACACCCGGAAGGTCTTTCACCCTGCCTCCACGGATCAATACTATGGAGTGTTCCTGCAAGTTATGGCCTTCACCGGGAATGTAGGCATTTACCTCTTTCCCGTTGGTTAGCCTGACCCTGGCCACCTTACGCATGGCGGAGTTAGGCTTCTTGGGGGTTGTGGTGTAAACCCTTACGCAAACACCACGCCTCTGCGGACAACTGTCGAGGGCAGGTGATTTGCTCTTGTCGGTTAATTTCTGACGTCCTTTTTTTACTAACTGTTGTATCGTCGGCATATACTATTTTTGTTTGTCCTTAATTCCTTCTGCAAGGAATGAAGTTTGCTTTTATTGATCCTGAAATACTTTGGGAAACTTGATGATAGGGTGGCTTTGAGACCACTCCCGGCACCCGGGATGAAACCTTTAGGTGTCTCTTGTTATCAGGTTTCCGTAAAGTTTTTACAGTCTTGAGCTTAAGATGCTTCCATCCAAAGCGGGTGCAAAGGTAAAAAGATATTTTATAATTGCAAGGGAAATGATAAAAAAATGTTAAGTTATTGGGGGCTGGGGGCTGGGGACTGGATACTGGGGACTGGGGACTGGGGACTGGATTGCTGGGACCTGGTTATCCGGCTCCCCAGCAACCATTCCCCCAGCTCCCAGTTCCCCAGCCCCCAGCCCCCAGTCCCCAGCCTCCAGCCTCCAGCCCCCTCAATAAGTCCAGTTCAAGCATATTACCTTATCCTTTATCTTTGCGTCATGAAAACAGCTTATTTTCAGAAAGAAAACATTAAGGAAGTTTCAGGGGAGATTTTGGAGAGGATCAGGCCATTTTGCAAGTCGTACAGGCCTGTACTTGATAAGGACAGAATGGCCTTACTGGTTGTTGACATGCAGCATTTTTTTTGCGATCCGCATGCTCATGGGTTTATTCCTTCTGCCCCGGCAATTATTCCCGGGATAATGAAGCTCCAGAAACAATGCATGGAAAGCGGCATTCCGGTCATTTTAACACGGCACGTGAATACTGAAGCAGACGCCGGCATGATGGGTATACGGTGGAAAGAGGTCGTCACGCGGGAGAATCCGCAGTCTGCCGTGATTCCCGAGTTGCTGCTTCCCGGAACCACCATCCTGGAAAAATCACAGTTTGATGCTTTTTTTGGAACCATCCTGGAAGAAAAGCTTAAAAAGGAAGGACGGGATCAATTGATCGTTTGCGGCGTGATGACCAACCTCTGTTGTGAGACAACGGTCAGATCGGCATTTGTAAGGGGATTTGAGCCGCTATTTCCTGTTGATACCACTGCGGCCTATAATTTTGAATTTCACCTGTCGACCTTTATTAACCTTGTTTACGGGTTTATAAGTCCTTTGAATGCCGATGAAGTTATACAAGTTATTATAAATGAGACATATTGATGTTGTTATTGTCGGGGCCGGGCCTGCCGGTATAGCCTGCGCCATACAGCTTAAGCGTCTGGGCGTTGAATTTTTATTGGTCGATAAGAATAAACCCGGGGGATTGCTTCACCAGGCCGGTAAAATTGCCAACTACCCGGGGTATTACCAGGCGGTGACTTCATCAAAGCTTATCGGTGATTTTCTTCGTCATTTGGATACCTATAATATTAAGGTAGAAAAAGCAGAAGTTTCAGGAGTCAGGGAGAGCAATGGGATTATTGCCATGGCTTTGAATAACGCCACCTCGTTTGAACCGGAATTGGTTACCAGCAGGATACTGGTTGTGGCAAGCGGAACCAGGCCAATTACACAGAACCTTCATAAGCCGGATTCGGCAAGGGTTTTATATGATGTTTCCCGGCTTCGCAATAAATCAGGAAAGCAAGTTGCTTTTGTTGGTGCCGGTGATGCAGCCTTTGATTATGCACTGCAGCTTGCAGGAAAACATTATATAACCGTGTTTAACCGTTCCAATCGTATACGTGCCCTGCACGTTTTGAAGGAAGAATTCTTCAGGAACCATGAAATCACATATCACGAGAACTTTGAATTACAGTCAATAAGGGAAAGTGTAAACAACCTGACACTTACATTCATGAATTCAGGTCGGGAGCAAGTTTTATTATACGATTATCTTATTTTTGCAACTGGAAGGGAACCTGAGCTGGAGCTTTTCAGCGATGGAGTAAAAGATGCATTAGATCAGTTTATTAAAGAAAAGCGGATCTATATCATCGGAGATGCAGCAAACGGCCGCTGCCGTCAAACTGCCATTGCCGTGGGTGACGGGGTGAAGGCGGGGATGGAGATTGGGGGAATGTAGGGGAAAAGGGGACTGGGTACTGGGTACTGGGGACTGGGGACTGGGGACTGGGAACTGGGGGAATGGTTGCTGGGGAATCGGATAGCCAGGTCCCAGCCCCCCAGCAACCCAGCTCCCAGATTCCCAGCAACCCAGCTCCCCAGCCCCAATTAACATAGTTTTACAACAGTTATTATTAAAGCCATCATGAACATAATTGCAAAGACGCCTGAAAGCAGCATAGCGCGTGTTTATGTTGCGGAGGACGAGGCAGGGCGGAAGTTCGAATTCGTGGAATCTACACAGCCTCCACTTACCATACAGGATAAATGGGTGCTTATTCTTTCTACTTTGTATGGGTGTCCGGTTGGTTGTACATTCTGTGATGCAGGAGGGCAATACAAGGGTAGGATAGGACTGGATGGATTGCGTTTCCAGGTTGACACACTTGTTAAAGAAAGATGGCAGGACGGACTGATCGACACAGGAAAATTCAAGATACAGTTTGCCCGTATGGGAGAACCCTCGTTTAACCCACATGTCCTGGAGTTCCTGGAAGAAATACCCACACGATACCTTTACCGCAGCTTTATTCCATCCCTCTCAACAATTGGTGCTGCCGGAACTGAAGGCTTTTTTACCAAACTCCTTAGCATAAAAAAACGTTTGTATGACAGGGATTTTCAGTTACAATTTTCCATTCATACCCTGGATGAGGCCCAGCGTGATTTGATGATACCGGTAAAGAAAATGGGTTTTCGGGAAATCGTGGATTATGCGGATAGATTTTATTCTCCGGAAGGAAAGAAAATCACTCTGAATTTTGCTCTTGCCGAAGGATCTCTGATCAACGCAGAAACCATGCTTAAACATTTTGATCCTAATCTGTTTCTCATCAAGATCACACCGGTTAATCCTACATTCAAAGCAATAGAGAACAATGTATCCTCCCTTGTGACCAAAGATCGGCTGGACATTTCCATTGTTCAGGAATTAAGGGAAGCAGGTTATGAAGTCATCCTCAGCATAGGCGAATGGGAAGAAAACCGCATTGGCAGCAATTGCGGACAATACATTCAAAGTATGGAACAAGGGAGATTAGAAAACGCGTATTGTTATGAAATTAAGGGGTAAACGCTACTTTTATATTGATATATAACCATATAGCCATATATTTTTGAGCGGATAACGGGATTCGAACCCGCGACCCTCAGCTTGGGAAGCTGATGCTCTACCAACTGAGCTACATCCGCGTTGGGTGGCACAAAGATAGGGATTTGGCGGATATCATGCAGGGATTTTATGGATTTTTTTTAAACGCTGTCAGGACCTGCCGGCGATGACGCTGCAAGCAATTGCGGTGATGATCACTGCGGTTGCGATAGCCGCTTCACCGGCATCGACATACACCTCGCTCCGCCGCCACCACGTGCAAGCTCTGAGCCTTCGATGGTGATTACGGTTTTCCGGAGGCCGTCAGGACTGACTTTTCCGTTGATGATCTCTTCTGCCTTGATGATATTGAATCCGTTGTTGCTTAGCTCTTCCATAGTATGGGTGTTTCGGCCGTAACCGATAACCACACCGGGTGCCAGAGCCAGGAAATTGGCCCCGCTATGCCATTGTTCACGCTCCTGCACCCAGGGATCGGAACTGCCTCCGCAGAATAGAGGTTTGATATCGAATCCCAGATTGTTGAGCGCTTTTAGCAGGTTTTCTTCCTCGCGTATCCGGGTTACCCTTCCGTTGTCGACTTCTATATGCACTGTCTGTAACTTATTCGGTTTCAGGATCACCGGGTCGTATACCATGCAGTGATGATCGTCGATAAAGGTGAATACCATATCAAGATGAATGAACGATTCGGGTTGCAGGGGGAGTTCCTGGACAAGGATATGCCTTGTGGTGTTTTGTTTCTTCAGCCGTTCAATCAGGAAGTCAACTCCCTGGGATGTGGTTCGGGCTCCGATGCCGGTGAGGATCACATCCTCACGGGCAACTAAAATGTCGCCTCCTTCAATTGTTGTGTTTTCCGTAAATACAGGATGCCTGACAGGATTCAGGGTTTGAGCGGTAAAAAGGGGATGATGGGAAAAGATGGCTTCCATGATGAGTGCTTCCCTTTCCCTTACCACACTTGCCATACGACCAATGAGCACCTTATCAAAGATGGTGATGGCCGAGTCACGGGTGAAGAAGAAATTGTGCAAAGGCCTGAGTGAATACCTTTCCTTACTCAGGAACTTGGTTAGGTTGTCTTTTTTCATCACCACCCCTTCAATGAGTTGGCGCGAAAGCTCCTGCTTGCTCAGTCCCGATAAACAGGAAGAAAGAGTGCCGGCCATTTCGTTGCGACAGATGGTGGCAATAAGCTCCTCGCGCACTTCCGTGATCTCAAGGATGTCAGATAATAGGTCACGAACCTCGTAAACCGTACTGAACTTCTTCAAGACCTCCCGGAACTGCTCGTATTCACGCATGGCGACATTAAGATTGAGAATATCGCTGTATAGCGCTCTTTCAGCATTCTGAGGGGTCATGTTCTCAACTTCCGGTCCGGGAGTATGAAGGATCACGGCTTCCAGACGGGCGGTTTCGGAGTAAATGTGGTTAGAGGGCATGGGTTATACTGTTATATTGTTTGTTCTGACGTTAGTTGGAGATGAATTTTGGGGTCAGGCAAAGTTAAGGATAATTTTTCAGGATGGAAGGTGGGGTTTGTTACCGGGAAAATGCTAAATTTGGGTATGGTTAAACGGTTTAGGATATTCAAGGATGTTTTTGAAAACAAGGATGATATCATCCTGTGTGATTACCTTTTTCGAAAATTCTCCCTGATATTACGTTTTTCATAAAAAATGCATAATTTTGCTTGAATTTCCGACATCGGCAGAATCTTTTTTGGCCATCTGCAAAAAATACCGCCGGAACAGAAATATTAAAAAGACCGGCACATGTTAAGTTTTTTCAATAAACCCTATCCATTTAATGATGATGTGAAATACAACGCCAGGATCATCCTGTTCATCAGTCTGGGTATTCTTGTATTTCTACTTGTCTTTCAACCTGTTGATATCAGTTCGTTTTCCAGAAAAAAAATATTGTTCCTGGTTACAGGATATGCGGTTTCAACATTTTTAACCCTGACAATAAACCTTATAGTGCTTCCCAGTCTTTGGCCAAAGTTTTTCGAAAGCAGCAAATGGAACATCAAGAGGGAGATATTCTGGAATATCTGGGTAATCCTAGCTATTTCAGGATGTTATTTTTTGTTTTATACAAGGTTATTCGGGATCATTAACATCCGGCTCATGGATGTGATCAAAATCATCCTCCTTGCTGTAATACCCGTAGCAGCTCTTATCACCATCAACTACAACAGGTTATTGCGTACCCATTTAAAAAGTGCCCGGCTGATGAGCCGTAAGCTGATTGAAAGTAAACAACAGCAACAAAAGATGGTGTATTTCGAATCGGAATACAAAAAAGACCATTTCAGGATACAGTCGGGAGCAATCATACTGATCAGGGCTGCCGATAACTATATAGAGGTATATTATGAAAGTGATGGAGCTGTGAGGAAACAGATGATCCGGAACTCATTGAAGAATATTGAAACCTTGCTGGGTGAATTCGATTTCATTGTACAATGTCACCGGTCTTTTATGGTGAATATTAATCATATCAAGGAGATACAGGGGAACCCGCTTGGATATAAGTTGTTTTTCGAGGGAATAGATTTTCCCGCTATAGTGTCACAGAAATACATCGATGACTTCAGAAAGGTGATTTAAGGTAATTATTTCGCCCCTGTATGACGGAATTTCACCCCTAAAATCCGGTTCAGGCCCTTTTTATTTCTTTTACTCCCTAATTCTCCAGGAAGCCGTGAATCCCTTATAATTTCGTAGAAATTAAATTAGAACATCATTATGAATTCGTTAAAAATAGGTGATTTATTAATACCCATACCCATCATACAGGGAGGCATGGGGGTAGGCGTATCGTTATCGGGACTGGCAGCGGCAGTTGCGCGCGAAGGCGGGGTTGGGATTATATCCGCTGTGGGGATAGGGATGACAGAGCCCGGATTCCGTAAGAATTTCAGGGAGGCCAACAAGACCGCTTTGCGGAAGGAGATCCGCAAGGCCCGTTTGTTATCCGACGGGGTGATTGGGGTGAATATCATGCTGGCTGTATCCGATTTCGATGATCTACTGAACATTGCCCTGGAAGAGCAGGTTGATATGGCCATTATCGGTGCCGGCTTGTTCCTGAAACGGCCTGAAAGTTCTGAGGGCTCCCGGACAAAGCTGATACCCAAGGTCTCCAGTGCAAGGGCAGCGAAGATAATATTCAGGCATTGGTCAGACAAGTATGGACAGGTACCCGATGCAGTGGTTGTTGAAGGTCCGCTATGCGGTGGGCATGTGGGCTTCAGGAACGAAGACCTTATGCACCCGGATAGCATCCTGAAATCGATCGTGAAAGAAACCGTGGCGGAGATACGTCATTTTGAACAGGAATACGGTCGGGAGATCCCGGTGATCGCCGGCGGTGGTATCTATGACGGAAACGATATGTATGATATTATGCAGGCAGGCGCCAAAGCCGTGAAAATGGGGACCCGCTTCGTGACCACCGTTGAATGTGATGCCGCGGAAGCTTTCAAACAAAACTATATCAACTGCACCCCCGACGATATAACCATCATCAACAGTCCGGTAGGACTACCCGGCAGGGTGATCACCAACGATTTTGTAAAAGAGATACAACAAGGCACCCAAAAACCGGTGAATTGTCCGTGGAAATGCCTGAAGACCTGTGATTATAAAAAAGTACAGTTTTGCATAGCAGAAGCCTTATTCAATGCAGCAAGCGGAGAATTTGAGCATGGCTTCTCCTTTGCAGGATCCAACGCCTGGAAAGCAGAAAAAATCGTCACGGTGAAAGAAACGGTCAATCAGATCGTGGTCGAGTATCTTGAGCGGGAAGCGGCAGTATCCCCTTCGACTTCGCTCAGGGCTGCAGTGACTGAAGAAAGGAATTCGTTTTAAGGGATCTGAGATCTGAGATCTGAGATCTGAGATCTGCGATCTGATATCTGAGATCTGCGATCTACCGAAACCATGCCTCGAAGTCCCTATCAGGCATAAAATTCGTTTTTGACCAGTTATAGATGACGTACTCTTTAACGGTATCTATTTTATCCGGAGGGTATGATAATGAGTCGATCTGTATTCCTAAGGGAACCCAGAGTTTGTAATTGGCCAGTTCGAATGGTTTTTTCCATTGCAGGGTGGTTGTGAGGATATAGCGGGCATGTCCGCTTTTCAGTTCCTGAGTATATCCGATGAAGTATGCCCGCTGGCTGTATGGCGGGAAAACAGCATGGAAGTTCCCACCCTCTTTGCGTTTCCGAAGAACCACGGAGGAATCGGGTTCATCCGTCGGCCAGGCGGCAAACCAAACTACATTCCCATGGTCATCATCCTGGGGGAAAGGGTAGAAGAGGGATCGCTCCACTTTTGCCGGGGTAAGGTTGCGGAAGTAGTATTCTCCTTCCACAGAGAGGC
The nucleotide sequence above comes from Bacteroidota bacterium. Encoded proteins:
- the rplW gene encoding 50S ribosomal protein L23, whose protein sequence is MDKIIIKPVITEKMTDLGDKLNRYGFIVHRGANKIEIKLAIEKLYGVEVLDVNTMNYPGKIKSRYTKAGFITGKTRAYKKAVVTLAQGETIDFYSNI
- the rplD gene encoding 50S ribosomal protein L4, producing the protein MELEVYKISGEKTDRKVELNDSIFGITPNDHAIYLDAKQYMANQRQGTHSSKEKSTVSGSTRKLKRQKGTGTARFGSIKSPLFRGGARIFGPQPRDYSFKLNKKLKRLARCSALSYKAKDNNIVVLEDFSFEAPKTKDYISMLSKFNVIDKKTLLVLHEVDNNVILSSRNLKKAKVVQANSLNTYDILNANNLLISESSIKEIEKILAQ
- the rplC gene encoding 50S ribosomal protein L3; amino-acid sequence: MSGIIGKKIGMTSVYDQEGKNIPVTVIEAGPCVVTQVKTKDKDGYDAIQLAFGEKKEKHTTKALMGHFKKAEVGPKRIVREFTRFETGHQKKFGDIITVDVFTEGEYIDVVGYTKGKGFQGVVRRHHFAGVGDATHGQHNRLRAPGSVGASSYPSRTFKGLRMAGRMGNTRVKMINLQIVKIIPEKNLLLIKGAVPGPKGSYVIVERWS
- the rpsJ gene encoding 30S ribosomal protein S10; its protein translation is MSQRIRIKLKSYDYNLVDKSAEKIVKTVKSTGAVVSGPIPLPTDKQIFTVNRSTFVNKKSREQFQLSTYKRLLDIYSTTSKTIDALMKLELPSGVEVEIKV
- the fusA gene encoding elongation factor G, whose translation is MQEKLQHTRNIGIMAHIDAGKTTTTERILYYTGINYKIGEVHDGTATMDWMVQEQERGITITSAATTVYWDVDLEKYRINIIDTPGHVDFTVEVERSLRVLDGAVALFCAVGGVEPQSETVWRQADRYHIPRISFVNKMDRSGADFYNVVNQIRERLHANPVPIQLPIGEEDNFEGVVDLIENKAWAWDGESLGARFYEMDIPESMKDMVEEYRIRLIEGAAEENETLFEKFLDNPALITPEEIRSAVRKATLEMRITPVICGASFKNKGVQKLIDSICRYLPSPLDVPPIKGINPYTEKEEIRESSPDQPFSALAFKIASDPFVGRIAYFRVYSGSLDAGNVVLNVNTGKKERIARILQMHANKRKPLERIEAGEIAAAVGFKEIRTGDSLTDLKNPILLENINFPEPVLRLAVEAKWQDDLEKLSTALSRMTEEDPTFDVRIDEETGQTVVSGMGELHLEIILDRLKREHNLEVNKGTPQVAYKEAIAIPVVHHELYKKQTGGKGRYANITVEIGPGEYGKPGLDFTDATKGGVIPKEYIKAVEKGFRNSMQNGILAGFALYNLKVKLTDGQAHPVDSDALSFEAAAGIAFRNACRNARPTLLEPVMKLVVTTPDPYIGDVSSDLNKRRGQVENVVARPNGVQEIHAKVPLAEMFGYVTTLRTITSGRAVSNMEFSHYAETPRDIVEDVLYKIKGYVVNF
- the rpsG gene encoding 30S ribosomal protein S7, producing the protein MRKSKPKKRIILPDPRFNDVLVTKFVNNIMIEGKKNIAYKIFYEAIDIVSEKTKEDGLEVWKKALSNVTPSVEVRSRRIGGATFQIPSEIRPGRKMSIGMKNLINFSRKRHEKTMGQKLAGEIVAAYKEEGSAFKKKEDTHRMAEANKAFSHFRF
- the rpsL gene encoding 30S ribosomal protein S12, whose protein sequence is MPTIQQLVKKGRQKLTDKSKSPALDSCPQRRGVCVRVYTTTPKKPNSAMRKVARVRLTNGKEVNAYIPGEGHNLQEHSIVLIRGGRVKDLPGVRYHIIRGALDTSGVDGRNQRRSKYGTKKPKK
- a CDS encoding isochorismatase family protein; translated protein: MKTAYFQKENIKEVSGEILERIRPFCKSYRPVLDKDRMALLVVDMQHFFCDPHAHGFIPSAPAIIPGIMKLQKQCMESGIPVILTRHVNTEADAGMMGIRWKEVVTRENPQSAVIPELLLPGTTILEKSQFDAFFGTILEEKLKKEGRDQLIVCGVMTNLCCETTVRSAFVRGFEPLFPVDTTAAYNFEFHLSTFINLVYGFISPLNADEVIQVIINETY
- a CDS encoding NAD(P)/FAD-dependent oxidoreductase; this encodes MRHIDVVIVGAGPAGIACAIQLKRLGVEFLLVDKNKPGGLLHQAGKIANYPGYYQAVTSSKLIGDFLRHLDTYNIKVEKAEVSGVRESNGIIAMALNNATSFEPELVTSRILVVASGTRPITQNLHKPDSARVLYDVSRLRNKSGKQVAFVGAGDAAFDYALQLAGKHYITVFNRSNRIRALHVLKEEFFRNHEITYHENFELQSIRESVNNLTLTFMNSGREQVLLYDYLIFATGREPELELFSDGVKDALDQFIKEKRIYIIGDAANGRCRQTAIAVGDGVKAGMEIGGM
- a CDS encoding radical SAM protein, which translates into the protein MNIIAKTPESSIARVYVAEDEAGRKFEFVESTQPPLTIQDKWVLILSTLYGCPVGCTFCDAGGQYKGRIGLDGLRFQVDTLVKERWQDGLIDTGKFKIQFARMGEPSFNPHVLEFLEEIPTRYLYRSFIPSLSTIGAAGTEGFFTKLLSIKKRLYDRDFQLQFSIHTLDEAQRDLMIPVKKMGFREIVDYADRFYSPEGKKITLNFALAEGSLINAETMLKHFDPNLFLIKITPVNPTFKAIENNVSSLVTKDRLDISIVQELREAGYEVILSIGEWEENRIGSNCGQYIQSMEQGRLENAYCYEIKG
- a CDS encoding arginine deiminase, producing the protein MPSNHIYSETARLEAVILHTPGPEVENMTPQNAERALYSDILNLNVAMREYEQFREVLKKFSTVYEVRDLLSDILEITEVREELIATICRNEMAGTLSSCLSGLSKQELSRQLIEGVVMKKDNLTKFLSKERYSLRPLHNFFFTRDSAITIFDKVLIGRMASVVREREALIMEAIFSHHPLFTAQTLNPVRHPVFTENTTIEGGDILVAREDVILTGIGARTTSQGVDFLIERLKKQNTTRHILVQELPLQPESFIHLDMVFTFIDDHHCMVYDPVILKPNKLQTVHIEVDNGRVTRIREEENLLKALNNLGFDIKPLFCGGSSDPWVQEREQWHSGANFLALAPGVVIGYGRNTHTMEELSNNGFNIIKAEEIINGKVSPDGLRKTVITIEGSELARGGGGARCMSMPVKRLSQPQ